One Methanothrix sp. DNA segment encodes these proteins:
- a CDS encoding phage tail assembly chaperone, with amino-acid sequence EDEGQPWNWTVAYETAIGVLNLTPDEFFDLTPHEINLKIRAFSQNHERFISDLHFLGMLVSVAVNSPKDYPKLENLLNKPKKQIRTDVDEEIKNRIKNRLMRLKHAWRTSSGGLCENLT; translated from the coding sequence GAAGACGAAGGCCAGCCGTGGAACTGGACAGTAGCTTACGAAACCGCGATCGGCGTGCTTAATCTAACTCCAGATGAATTTTTTGATCTTACCCCTCATGAAATCAATCTCAAAATCCGGGCATTCTCCCAAAATCATGAAAGATTCATTTCTGATCTCCATTTCCTGGGAATGCTGGTATCTGTCGCGGTGAACTCTCCGAAGGATTATCCAAAGCTGGAGAATTTGCTGAACAAACCTAAGAAACAAATTCGTACAGATGTTGATGAGGAAATTAAAAACCGAATTAAAAATCGGTTGATGAGGCTCAAACATGCCTGGAGAACAAGTAGCGGCGGCTTATGCGAAAATCTCACTTGA